One window of Micropterus dolomieu isolate WLL.071019.BEF.003 ecotype Adirondacks linkage group LG13, ASM2129224v1, whole genome shotgun sequence genomic DNA carries:
- the LOC123981681 gene encoding lysozyme C-like, with protein sequence MRCLVFLLLVALASARVYQRCEWARVLKSHGMDGYRGISLANWVCLSKWESSYNTAAINHNTDGSTDYGIFQINSRWWCNNGRTQSANGCNINCSELLNGDISVAINCAKRVVRDPNGIGAWVAWRDHCRNRDLSSYVAGCGV encoded by the exons ATGAGGTGTCTAGTGTTCCTGCTCTTGGTGGCTTTGGCCAGCGCTAGAGTCTATCAGCGCTGTGAGTGGGCTCGAGTGCTGAAGAGTCATGGGATGGACGGCTACCGGGGCATTAGCCTAGCCAACT gGGTTTGTCTGTCCAAGTGGGAGTCAAGCTACAACACCGCAGCCATCAACCACAACACTGATGGATCCACTGACTACGGCATCTTCCAGATCAACAGCCGCTGGTGGTGTAACAATGGCCGCACCCAGTCTGCGAATGGATGCAACATCAATTGCAGCG aGCTTCTGAACGGCGATATCAGCGTGGCAATCAACTGTGCCAAACGCGTCGTGAGGGATCCCAACGGCATCGGAGCCTG GGTGGCCTGGCGCGATCACTGCAGGAACCGCGACCTGAGCTCCTATGTAGCAGGATGTGGTGTTTAA